A window of the Lactuca sativa cultivar Salinas chromosome 5, Lsat_Salinas_v11, whole genome shotgun sequence genome harbors these coding sequences:
- the LOC111878040 gene encoding kinetochore protein NUF2 homolog isoform X2 gives MSKFDYPKLPRKEIIGVLAESRIVNVSEAELINPRPDVVNNIYTQILVHLGCLQEDCGLVEFADLEQLENPDLHVDSVRMMNLFNKIRGVISALDCPKNFTLRDLIKPEGDRTEFFIGTILNFCLHRDTRMELIKPVVEDVTNLDEQQQAIENRISQLNAELLEFNESREKEMPLIQEVDIKIKELRQTISSLNNQQMSLKATFRKKKDAVKEMDEKISSAEFALVQSAQENASLRSKIVQSPDKLQRALEEKKGVQIEAKNAEREAMQSFHEKSAILEVYAKASKKMSKHLKQMQALQEQVNSAKQVEKDVKVLKVKNSDDGVLDKSLEAKLFEQQGRADQLEELLQQLEKEKDLKCEEASKEFNNVRSQVEYNRHGLEQRQKNIEALVAEIKVENDSATAKEQILFGKCEEITKEFLEYTNSTGQLLSKIGEGADGLAN, from the exons ATGTCGAAGTTCGATTATCCGAAACTCCCCCGGAAAGAGATCATCGGAGTACTCGCTGAATCACGAATCGTCAACGTCTCCGAAGCCGAACTCATCAACCCCAGACCCGATGTCGTCAACAATATCTACACTCAGATACTCGTTCACCTCGGCTGTCTGCA GGAAGATTGCGGACTAGTCGAATTCGCAGACCTAGAACAACTTGAAAACCCCGATTTGCATGTTGACTCTGTAAGAATGATGAATTTGTTCAACAAGATAAGGGGAGTCATTTCTGCTCTCGACTGCCCTAAGAATTTCACTCTTAGAGATCTCATTAAGCCTGAAGGCGATCGTACTGAGTTTTTTATTGGTACTATCCTTAATTTTTGCCTTCAcag AGACACAAGAATGGAACTAATAAAACCAGTCGTGGAAGATGTGACAAATCTTGATGAGCAACAACAAGCGATTGAAAATAGAATATCACAG TTAAATGCAGAATTACTAGAGTTTAATGAATCAAGAGAAAAGGAGATGCCTCTCATTCAAGAAGTTGACATCAAAATTAAAGAACTGCGCCAAACAATTTCATCTCTTAATAATCAGCAAATGTCCCTAAAGGCTACATTTAGAAAAAAGAAGGATGCAGTTAAAGAAATGGATGAAAAG ATTTCAAGTGCAGAGTTTGCTTTGGTACAAAGTGCTCAAGAAAATGCAAGTCTGCGTTCCAAAATTGTTCAATCTCCAGATAAACTacag AGGGCATTGGAGGAAAAGAAAGGAGTTCAAATTGAGGCTAAGAACGCAGAAAGAGAAGCAATGCAGTCTTTTCATGAAAAATCTGCCATCCTTGAAGTCTATGCaaag GCtagcaagaaaatgagcaaaCATTTGAAGCAGATGCAGGCATTACAAGAGCAG GTGAACTCAGCCAAACAAGTTGAGAAAGATGTGAAGGTGTTGAAAGTTAAGAATAGTGATGATGGGGTGTTGGATAAATCACTTGAAGCCAAATTATTTGAACAACAAGGCAGAG CGGACCAATTAGAGGAACTACTACAACAATTAGAAAAAGAAAAGGATCTTAAGTGTGAAGAGGCTTCCAAAGAATTTAATAATGTGAGATCACAAGTGGAATATAATAGACATGGATTGGAACAAAGGCAAAAAAACATAGAAGCTCTGGTTGCAGAG ATTAAGGTGGAGAATGATTCAGCAACAGCTAAAGAACAAATATTATTCGGTAAATGTGAAGAGATTACTAAAGAG TTTTTGGAGTACACAAATTCTACTGGGCAGTTGCTTTCAAAGATTGGGGAAGGAGCAGATGGGTTGGCAAACTGA
- the LOC111878040 gene encoding kinetochore protein NUF2 homolog isoform X1 has protein sequence MSKFDYPKLPRKEIIGVLAESRIVNVSEAELINPRPDVVNNIYTQILVHLGCLQEDCGLVEFADLEQLENPDLHVDSVRMMNLFNKIRGVISALDCPKNFTLRDLIKPEGDRTEFFIGTILNFCLHRDTRMELIKPVVEDVTNLDEQQQAIENRISQLNAELLEFNESREKEMPLIQEVDIKIKELRQTISSLNNQQMSLKATFRKKKDAVKEMDEKISSAEFALVQSAQENASLRSKIVQSPDKLQRALEEKKGVQIEAKNAEREAMQSFHEKSAILEVYAKASKKMSKHLKQMQALQEQVNSAKQVEKDVKVLKVKNSDDGVLDKSLEAKLFEQQGRADQLEELLQQLEKEKDLKCEEASKEFNNVRSQVEYNRHGLEQRQKNIEALVAEAAAINEKIKVENDSATAKEQILFGKCEEITKEFLEYTNSTGQLLSKIGEGADGLAN, from the exons ATGTCGAAGTTCGATTATCCGAAACTCCCCCGGAAAGAGATCATCGGAGTACTCGCTGAATCACGAATCGTCAACGTCTCCGAAGCCGAACTCATCAACCCCAGACCCGATGTCGTCAACAATATCTACACTCAGATACTCGTTCACCTCGGCTGTCTGCA GGAAGATTGCGGACTAGTCGAATTCGCAGACCTAGAACAACTTGAAAACCCCGATTTGCATGTTGACTCTGTAAGAATGATGAATTTGTTCAACAAGATAAGGGGAGTCATTTCTGCTCTCGACTGCCCTAAGAATTTCACTCTTAGAGATCTCATTAAGCCTGAAGGCGATCGTACTGAGTTTTTTATTGGTACTATCCTTAATTTTTGCCTTCAcag AGACACAAGAATGGAACTAATAAAACCAGTCGTGGAAGATGTGACAAATCTTGATGAGCAACAACAAGCGATTGAAAATAGAATATCACAG TTAAATGCAGAATTACTAGAGTTTAATGAATCAAGAGAAAAGGAGATGCCTCTCATTCAAGAAGTTGACATCAAAATTAAAGAACTGCGCCAAACAATTTCATCTCTTAATAATCAGCAAATGTCCCTAAAGGCTACATTTAGAAAAAAGAAGGATGCAGTTAAAGAAATGGATGAAAAG ATTTCAAGTGCAGAGTTTGCTTTGGTACAAAGTGCTCAAGAAAATGCAAGTCTGCGTTCCAAAATTGTTCAATCTCCAGATAAACTacag AGGGCATTGGAGGAAAAGAAAGGAGTTCAAATTGAGGCTAAGAACGCAGAAAGAGAAGCAATGCAGTCTTTTCATGAAAAATCTGCCATCCTTGAAGTCTATGCaaag GCtagcaagaaaatgagcaaaCATTTGAAGCAGATGCAGGCATTACAAGAGCAG GTGAACTCAGCCAAACAAGTTGAGAAAGATGTGAAGGTGTTGAAAGTTAAGAATAGTGATGATGGGGTGTTGGATAAATCACTTGAAGCCAAATTATTTGAACAACAAGGCAGAG CGGACCAATTAGAGGAACTACTACAACAATTAGAAAAAGAAAAGGATCTTAAGTGTGAAGAGGCTTCCAAAGAATTTAATAATGTGAGATCACAAGTGGAATATAATAGACATGGATTGGAACAAAGGCAAAAAAACATAGAAGCTCTGGTTGCAGAG GCGGCTGCTATAAATGAAAAGATTAAGGTGGAGAATGATTCAGCAACAGCTAAAGAACAAATATTATTCGGTAAATGTGAAGAGATTACTAAAGAG TTTTTGGAGTACACAAATTCTACTGGGCAGTTGCTTTCAAAGATTGGGGAAGGAGCAGATGGGTTGGCAAACTGA
- the LOC111877985 gene encoding uncharacterized protein LOC111877985, with protein MGEGSYKTKKKRRYLEDSVSSSPSSSASISSSESDDESSSKRHKSSRRHRHRRSSERGSSRREKEKRREKRKKKKRDKSDKDRRKGSSSRRSYREGKRRGSDSDTESEEKEKEYGLSDDNSNLPASDPVEVVKYILDEFPAVADDLEQLLRMIDDGQAVDISGLSEKSLVKYLRKLFLSLKLNENGRLVFLLPSDVPPTLEVVGAVIRPKSGPQRPVSNDHEPNDDVYAEQHKPADGGSNLPSAQEDIAAPRKRVIGPAMPSAELLAAAAKLTEAEAELREAEIGEDDALFIGPPPPAVVNEAASANDAERFEEVTRIMGAEVDNPYDIVGVNRHMAADNLKKRYWKLSLMVHPDKCTHPEAHQAFIKLNKAFKDLQDPVKRKAMDDKIDEKEEKERFKLELKAMREAAQWRRLQGISMEGDDALLADMDVKVERTRDEWMTTLPPERKTGVATQQSTKAFNRTSKEGRGDTSAWTDTPSDRAQKAKMNYLEAYNQAAALAAGVVQDEGKRSADAELVDKYNKAKRSKSLVEKHLESTRVRSKKKSKVEEKKQDEWEGQHPWKPWDREKDLTGGRQNVKLDAENMAQGLTSRFSSGSFQRNFL; from the exons ATGGGGGAAGGCTCCTATAAaacgaagaagaagaggaggtactTGGAAGATTCCGTCTCTTCATCTCCATCATCTTCGGCTTCGATCTCTTCTTCTGAAAGCGACGACGAATCTTCCTCGAAGCGGCACAAAAGCAGCCGGAGGCATCGGCACCGGCGGAGCAGCGAAAGGGGGAGTTCTagaagagagaaagagaagagGAGAGAGAAGCGGAAGAAAAAGAAGAGAGATAAAAGTGATAAAGATAGAAGGAAAGGGAGCAGTAGCCGGAGATCATATCGAGAAGGAAAAAGGAGGGGCTCAGATTCAGATACAGAGTCGGAGGAGAAGGAGAAGGAATACGGATTGTCTGATGATAATAGTAATTTGCCTGCGAGTGATCCTGTAGAGGTGGTGAAGTATATATTGGATGAATTCCCTGCTGTTGCTGATGATTTGGAGCAG CTTCTGCGAATGATTGATGATGGACAAGCAGTTGATATATCTGGTCTATCTGAGAAATCTTTAGTAAAATACCTGCGAAAGCTGTTCTTGTCCTTGAAACTCAATGAAAATGGCCGATTAGTCTTTCTCTTGCCTTCTGATGTTCCTCCAACTCTTGAAGTTGTTGGAGCTGTTATACGACCTAAATCAGGACCTCAAAGGCCAGTTTCTAATGATCATGAACCAAACGATGATGTGTATGCTGAACAACACAAACCTGCTGATGGTGGTTCTAATCTTCCATCTGCACAAGAAGACATTGCAGCTCCTAGGAAGAG GGTTATTGGGCCTGCAATGCCATCTGCTGAACTGCTTGCTGCAGCAGCTAAATTAACTGAAGCAGAGGCTGAGTTAAG GGAAGCTGAAATTGGTGAAGATGATGCACTATTTATTGGACCTCCACCTCCTGCTGTGGTCAATGAGGCTGCATCTGCCAATGATGCAGAGCGTTTTGAGGAG GTGACAAGAATTATGGGAGCAGAGGTTGACAACCCATATGATATTGTTGGTGTCAATAGGCATATGGCAGCAGACAACCTTAAGAAAAG ATATTGGAAGCTGTCTCTTATGGTTCACCCTGACAAGTGCACTCATCCAGAAGCCCACCAAGCATTCATTAAGTTGAATAAAGCTTTTAAAGATTTACAAGATCCTGTCAAG CGAAAAGCAATGGATGACAAAATTGACGAGAAGGAGGAAAAGGAAAGATTTAAG TTGGAGTTGAAAGCAATGCGTGAAGCTGCACAATGGAGGCGTTTGCAAG GTATTTCAATGGAGGGTGATGATGCACTCTTAGCAGACATGGATGTAAAAGTCGAACGAACAAGAGATGAATGGATGACAACACTACCTCCTGAAAGAAAA ACTGGTGTGGCAACACAGCAATCAACAAAAGCATTTAACAGGACTTCTAAAGAGGGGCGTGGTGACACCAGTGCATGGACAGATACCCCTTCAGACAGAGCCCAGAAAGCAAAAATGAA TTATTTGGAGGCGTATAATCAGGCTGCAGCACTTGCTGCGGGGGTTGTTCAAGACGAGGGAAAACGTAGTGCGGATGCGGAATTGGTGGACAAATACAACAAAGCGAAAAGGTCAAAATCATTGGTGGAAAAGCATCTGGAGTCGACTCGGGTTCGGTCAAAGAAAAAGTCAAAGGTGGAGGAGAAGAAACAAGATGAATGGGAGGGACAGCATCCTTGGAAACCATGGGATCGTGAAAAAGATTTGACAGGTGGACGACAGAATGTCAAGTTGGATGCTGAGAATATGGCACAAGGATTGACTTCAAGGTTTTCTTCAGGATCATTTCAAAGAAATTTTCTttaa